One window from the genome of Sebastes umbrosus isolate fSebUmb1 chromosome 12, fSebUmb1.pri, whole genome shotgun sequence encodes:
- the LOC119498484 gene encoding uncharacterized protein LOC119498484 isoform X1: protein MQKALLLDVKKRNNREVVELKMEKTFAHRRHEVVRDVPMVEDFMARWPALFEVCEINAEFKRITTVPLQPKFLSQLDHYSDNLTRMFQKRGGQLGARLKTIIAQMADGMDENAVKEAIEDTTVGIYVLKEHASSDEPEDIGTVLESIKVLQDLDNVALAVAMLFGLMFALNLGYPADLRFTFEVVQKVFMELDGGKLSNKALTLKTLSVKGSETLHCQQKN from the exons ATGCAGAAAGCTCTGCTCTTAGATGTAAAGAAGAGGAACAACAGAGAGGTTGTGGAACTCAAGATGGAAAAGACTTTCGCACACAGAAGACATGAAGTCGTTCGTGATGTACCAATGGTGGAGGATTTCATGGCTAGGTGGCCTGCTTTGTTTGAAGTCTGTGAG ATCAACGCTGAATTCAAGAGAATCACAACCGTCCCACTTCAACCCAAGTTCCTGTCTCAGCTGGACCACTACTCTGATAACCTGACGAGGATGTTCcaaaagagaggaggacagcTAGGGGCAAGGCTCAAAACAATCATTGCACAAATGGCTGAT GGCATGGATGAAAACGCCGTCAAGGAGGCCATTGAAGACACCACTGTTGGGATTTATGTTCTTAAAGAACATGCTTCAAGTGATGAACCTGAGGACATTGGAACTGTCCTTGAAAGCATCAAGGTGTTGCAAGATCTGGATAATGTAGCATTAGCTGTTGCTATGCTGTTCGGACTCATGTTTGCCCTGAACCTCGGCTACCCTGCTGACCTCCGCTTCACCTTTGAGGTAGTCCAAAAGGTTTTCATGGAACTGGATGGAGGTAAACTTTCTAACAAAGCACTCACTCTAAAAACTCTTTCAGTGAAAGGGTCAGAGACACTGCACTGCcagcaaaaaaactaa
- the LOC119498484 gene encoding uncharacterized protein LOC119498484 isoform X2 produces the protein MQKALLLDVKKRNNREVVELKMEKTFAHRRHEVVRDVPMVEDFMARWPALFEVCEINAEFKRITTVPLQPKFLSQLDHYSDNLTRMFQKRGGQLGARLKTIIAQMADCDDVDESVSLRESVSTWVKIQRTLCGNMWAWMKTPSRRPLKTPLLGFMFLKNMLQVMNLRTLELSLKASRCCKIWIM, from the exons ATGCAGAAAGCTCTGCTCTTAGATGTAAAGAAGAGGAACAACAGAGAGGTTGTGGAACTCAAGATGGAAAAGACTTTCGCACACAGAAGACATGAAGTCGTTCGTGATGTACCAATGGTGGAGGATTTCATGGCTAGGTGGCCTGCTTTGTTTGAAGTCTGTGAG ATCAACGCTGAATTCAAGAGAATCACAACCGTCCCACTTCAACCCAAGTTCCTGTCTCAGCTGGACCACTACTCTGATAACCTGACGAGGATGTTCcaaaagagaggaggacagcTAGGGGCAAGGCTCAAAACAATCATTGCACAAATGGCTGAT tgtgatgatgtaGACGAGAGCGTATCATTAAGGGAGTCTGTATCTACATGGGTGAAGATCCAGAGAACCTTGTGCGGGAATATGTG GGCATGGATGAAAACGCCGTCAAGGAGGCCATTGAAGACACCACTGTTGGGATTTATGTTCTTAAAGAACATGCTTCAAGTGATGAACCTGAGGACATTGGAACTGTCCTTGAAAGCATCAAGGTGTTGCAAGATCTGGATAATGTAG